A window of Castanea sativa cultivar Marrone di Chiusa Pesio chromosome 1, ASM4071231v1 contains these coding sequences:
- the LOC142625654 gene encoding uncharacterized protein LOC142625654 — protein sequence MSKKIWVPLGPLEAEAKAMEEAIDCAWSIGLQDVIFECDSEVLHGALTGATTTSAAIANVVFSCLARLQDFRSVQFSHVRRQGNNPAHTLAHYAKSLETFVTWIEDNPSPIEHGLARDVMFIA from the coding sequence ATGAGCAAGAAGATTTGGGTGCCACTTGGTCCGTTGGAGGCAGAAGCAAAGGCAATGGAAGAAGCTATTGATTGCGCGTGGAGTATCGGACTTCAAGACGTGATCTTCGAATGCGACTCGGAAGTACTGCATGGTGCACTCACCGGGGCCACCACAACTTCTGCAGCTATAGCAAATGTTGTCTTCTCTTGTCTTGCGCGGCTCCAGGACTTCAGATCAGTACAATTCTCGCACGTTCGACGTCAAGGAAATAACCCGGCTCACACCTTGGCACATTATGCCAAAAGTTTAGAGACATTTGTCACCTGGATTGAGGATAATCCCTCACCTATCGAGCATGGCTTAGCTCGGGATGTAATGTTTATTGCATGA
- the LOC142612075 gene encoding laccase-14-like, with product MKVSFKMNLLLELLGFLLLSEMLFCIAQGNVHYYDFVLKESNFTRLCSTKSMLTVNGDFPGPMIRAHKGDTVYVNVYNQGRYGVTIHWHGIKQPRNPWFDGPEYITQCPIPAGTNFTYQVLLSSEEGTVWWHAHSDWTRSSVHGAFVILPAEGTTYPFPKPDEEQVIVFASWYKEDVETLMDEALRYGGLTTLSDAYTINGQPGDFYDCSNETTYRMSVDYGKTYLLRIVNSVMNTDMFVAIADHNLTVVGWDGSYVKPLEVSYIMITPGQTMDVLVTANQSPSYYYMLASPYFDGQADDFDKSITSAIFQYNGNYTPPSIPVYPSNIPGFYDIGAASYYTTKLRNLASPEHPVDVPLNVTTRMYITVSIGMMHCPNDSCAGPAGNRLASSLNNISFANPKLDILEAYYRHISGYYETNFPDKPPHLFNFTSEDLLTDNVTISDQGTRVKVLNYNETVEITFQGTNVMNSGENHPMHLHGFRFYVVGTGVGNFDNVTDPLTYNLVDPPEANTVPIPKDGWATIRFVASNPGVWYMHCHFDRHMSWGMDTAFIVKNGNTEESTILPPPAYMPPCETDSLYGPRQSMFQKEE from the exons ATGAAGGTTTCGTTCAAGATGAATCTGTTGCTAGAGCTTCTGGGGTTTTTGCTTCTAAGTGAAATGCTCTTTTGCATTGCTCAAGGCAATGTTCATTACTATGACTTTGTT CTCAAGGAGAGCAATTTTACAAGGCTATGCTCTACAAAGAGCATGTTGACGGTAAATGGTGATTTTCCAGGACCAATGATACGCGCTCACAAAGGAGACACTGTGTATGTGAATGTTTACAATCAAGGACGATATGGTGTGACAATTCACtg GCATGGAATAAAACAACCAAGAAACCCATGGTTTGATGGACCTGAATATATCACACAATGTCCCATTCCCGCTGGAACAAATTTCACATACCAAGTCTTACTTTCTTCGGAAGAAGGAACTGTATGGTGGCATGCTCACAGTGATTGGACAAGGTCATCAGTGCACGGTGCTTTCGTTATTTTACCTGCAGAGGGAACAACTTATCCTTTTCCCAAGCCTGATGAAGAACAAGTTATAGTATTTG CTTCGTGGTATAAAGAAGATGTGGAGACGTTAATGGATGAGGCCCTTCGTTATGGTGGATTGACCACATTGTCTGATGCTTATACCATCAACGGCCAACCTGGGGATTTTTATGATTGCTCCAACG AGACAACATATCGGATGTCAGTTGATTATGGCAAGACCTATCTCCTTCGCATAGTTAATTCTGTAATGAACACAGATATGTTCGTCGCCATTGCTGACCACAATCTCACAGTTGTTGGATGGGATGGCTCTTACGTCAAACCATTAGAAGTTAGTTACATAATGATAACCCCAGGACAAACAATGGATGTGTTGGTCACAGCAAACCAATCTCCTAGCTACTATTACATGCTTGCTAGCCCTTATTTTGATGGACAAGCAGATGACTTTGACAAAAGCATCACTAGTGCAATTTTCCAATACAATGGAAACTACACTCCTCCATCGATACCAGTCTATCCAAGCAATATCCCTGGTTTTTATGATATAGGTGCTGCTTCATATTACACAACAAAGTTAAGGAATTTGGCAAGTCCAGAACACCCTGTAGATGTTCCTCTAAATGTCACCACAAGAATGTATATAACTGTTTCTATAGGCATGATGCATTGTCCCAATGACTCATGTGCTGGGCCTGCTGGGAATAGGCTTGCTTCTAGCTTAAACAACATCAGTTTTGCAAACCCAAAATTGGATATATTGGAAGCATACTACAG GCACATAAGTGGATATTACGAGACAAATTTCCCAGACAAACCACCGCATTTGTTCAATTTCACCTCAGAGGACTTGTTGACGGACAATGTTACCATATCAGATCAAGGGACAAGGGTGAAGGTGCTAAATTATAATGAGACTGTTGAGATAACGTTTCAGGGGACTAATGTCATGAATTCAGGAGAAAATCATCCAATGCATTTACATGGGTTCAGATTTTATGTGGTTGGAACGGGTGTTGGAAACTTCGACAATGTCACTGACCCATTGACTTACAATTTGGTTGATCCACCTGAAGCTAATACTGTTCCAATTCCTAAAGATGGATGGGCTACCATCAGATTTGTAGCTAGCAATCCAG GAGTCTGGTACATGCATTGTCATTTTGACCGGCACATGAGTTGGGGTATGGACACAGCTTTCATAGTAAAGAACGGTAACACTGAAGAGTCAACCATCCTGCCTCCTCCAGCTTACATGCCTCCTTGTGAAACTGATTCCTTGTATGGGCCACGACAGTCAATGTTCCAGAAAGAAGAGTAA